Proteins from one Anastrepha obliqua isolate idAnaObli1 chromosome 2, idAnaObli1_1.0, whole genome shotgun sequence genomic window:
- the LOC129236841 gene encoding interference hedgehog isoform X1, protein MSKRITFSSVALWLWQLHLMLLLLLCPQLALSSASQPPSLGAHIVRSPESAVAPKGDEVVFECELNLAPERLEWRFRHSSARTTDAMNYNYLHAEEGHNIINDDLTSRLRVFVSPETLGDYQCVAWFGSAAIASTPARLTLVSLSIDNSNGYSRNAIRWSVAPKNCVILRCGTVSSNPPAVWSFFRNGEKVPQTEVLPSANGALILLSVSSKDSGNYTCSAMNAITGVEVRLPPHIDLRVDYTDRTPPYFLIQPPAQVTARPGETALLECPGVGSPPPEAVWSSPNVINIYNNRTKVLPYGLQISDVLPEDQGSYVCRLDNGIAPALVQIIKFIVLEVPQILSGPATTLTNEGEQLELECSAAGNPFPQIYWLINGEDTSLDNETFHEDRRLVIRHVQKRHAGIVQCFAKNEVGEASEGSLLQVNPKQIQGEGSAPLGNVPIRTPYEHTGSKNKGKRKHMKMPNMIPPSRPNVTRLADDSVMLRWYLPKNEGLSIQFFKVQYRMLGDSSRKIPRENWQTTNEDIPYGKRDRNFEGVKNFTSSVTGLKPDRFYRFRIIAVYSNNDNKEGNTSAKFFLQSGEALGPTKATLPAPELARVEPLSETAVILYWTLPANPVNVPDGFYAYYRLASSAGEYLKATVDGQHSRKFKIDMLEPGTAYEFKLQSFNALAASEFSAILQGKTKKPVQTDVAVTPAAIPPPKAKESNIATYPIVAGVAGFGILLIVAIIAAFLCIKRRKPVQSEDENKPQLDHIQADFVTPSVLGVATHHKSGHRLNGVIPRMNITPNPLAQEADKNRNVMELRFLPNCSNSGSSNSSASASNSATAHPYTSSSHSLHQEQSATASAAATLHADDAEPHTPPPRSSSSCETLEASEGIFNATDPNSPLSKPLPPLPNHKLYAQQQHHHHQHPPQQSHTTPPKMTNNNAQVSAALTTTAATAPSAVTTNTNYATAHYNNNTNAMHLHTKSNSSHSSASSFHSLHNSQAHLGSHQGLHHAQPYHPPPPGTPTLMHKRADYMPHHHHVGAVGQHPPPVPPHQNNNHSGHHNAHHLYQQQQYHAHSQSPQTPSLEQERRTLERSARNLHYTATAMPANVTQPHDGAMNIDGLPTRIPSLRRTRRASGSANNNNGGVGIPIVSGSPRVQRSPMPARAMMKRGRLGSHNDNMSSGSLNSIEV, encoded by the exons ATGTCGAAACGAATCACATTTTCGTCAGTCGCACTGTGGTTGTGGCAGCTCCATCTGATGCTTCTCCTACTGCTCTGCCCGCAACTCGCGCTTTCATCGGCATCACAACCCCCCTCGCTGGGTGCGCACATCGTGCGCTCCCCCGAATCAGCAGTAGCGCCCAAAGGCGATGAAGTGGTCTTTGAGTGTGAATTAAATTTGGCGCCGGAGCGTTTGGAATGGCGTTTTCGTCACTCGAGCGCTCGCACTACCGACGCCATGAACTACAATTATCTGCATGCTGAG GAAGGTCACAACATCATCAACGACGATCTCACTTCGCGTCTGCGCGTTTTTGTCTCGCCCGAGACTTTGGGCGACTATCAGTGTGTTGCCTGGTTTGGTTCCGCTGCAATCGCTTCGACGCCCGCGCGCCTGACACTCGTTTCCCTCAGCATCGACAATTCGAACGGCTACAGTCGCAATGCAATACGTTGGAGCGTTGCGCCAAAGAATTGTGTAATATTACGTTGCGGCACGGTCAGTTCGAACCCACCCGCTGTGTGGAGCTTCTTCCGCAACGGCGAGAAAGTGCCGCAGACCGAAGTGCTGCCTTCTGCGAATGGCGCGCTCATACTGCTGTCGGTGTCCTCGAAGGATTCCGGTAACTATACCTGCTCGGCGATGAATGCCATCACTGGTGTTGAAGTAAGGCTGCCGCCACACATTGATTTGCGTGTCGACTACACCGATCGCACGCCGCCCTACTTTCTCATCCAACCGCCGGCGCAGGTAACCGCGCGTCCAGGCGAAACAGCACTGTTAGAATGCCCAGGTGTGGGCTCACCACCGCCAGAGGCTGTCTGGAGTAGTCCGAATGTAATTAACATCTACAATAATCGCACAAAGGTGCTGCCATACGGCCTCCAGATCTCCGATGTTCTGCCCGAGGATCAGGGTTCCTATGTGTGCCGCCTAGATAATGGTATTGCGCCTGCGCTGgtgcaaattataaaatttattgttttggaAGTGCCACAAATCCTGAGCGGTCCAGCCACAACGCTCACAAACGAAGGCGAACAGCTCGAGTTGGAATGTTCGGCGGCGGGCAATCCCTTCCCACAGATCTATTGGCTGATCAATGGTGAAGACACTTCGCTGGACAACGAGACGTTCCACGAAGACCGTCGATTGGTTATACGACACGTGCAGAAGCGGCACGCGGGCATTGTACAGTGCTTTGCGAAAAATGAAGTGGGCGAG gcAAGCGAAGGCAGCTTGCTGCAAGTCAACCCAAAACAGATACAAGGCGAGGGCTCAGCTCCTTTGGGAAACGTGCCAATTCGCACGCCTTACGAGCATACCGGCAGCAAGAACAAAGGCAAACGGAAGCACATGAAAATGC CCAACATGATTCCGCCTTCGCGTCCGAATGTGACCCGCTTGGCTGACGACTCGGTCATGCTGCGCTGGTATCTGCCTAAGAACGAGGGTCTGTCCATACAGTTCTTCAAAGTGCAGTACCGCATGCTCGGGGACTCGAGCCGCAAGATACCGCGCGAAAACTGGCAGACCACCAACGAAGACATCCCCTACGGTAAGCGCGATCGCAACTTTGAAGGCGTGAAGAACTTTACGTCATCGGTGACAGGTTTGAAACCGGATCGTTTCTATCGGTTTCGCATCATTGCGGTCTACTCGAACAATGACAACAAAGAGGGTAACACCTCAGCGAAATTCTTTTTGCAAAGTGGTGAGGCTTTGGGCCCCACAAAGGCTACACTACCCGCACCAGAGCTGGCGCGCGTGGAGCCGCTCTCTGAAACTGCGGTAATACTATACTGGACGCTGCCGGCAAATCCCGTTAATGTGCCGGATGGCTTCTACGCCTACTATCGACTCGCCTCTTCCGCGGGCGAATACCTGAAAGCGACAGTGGATGGCCAACATTCACGTAAATTTAAGATCGACATGCTGGAACCGGGCACCGCATACGAGTTTAAGCTACAGTCCTTCAATGCGTTAGCTGCGTCCGAGTTCAGCGCCATACTGCAGGGCAAAACGAAGA AACCAGTCCAAACAGACGTCGCCGTGACACCAGCGGCTATTCCACCACCGAAAGCCAAGGAATCGAACATAGCCACGTATCCAATAGTGGCGGGCGTTGCCGGGTTCGGCATTCTACTCATAGTGGCCATCATAGCGgcatttttatgcattaaaCGCCGAAAGCCCGTGCAGTCAGAAG ATGAAAACAAACCGCAACTTGATCACATACAGGCTGACTTCGTGACGCCCTCAGTGTTGGGCGTGGCGACGCATCACAAATCGGGGCACCGCCTAAATGGCGTCATTCCGCGCATGAACATCACACCCAATCCGCTGGCTCAAGAAGCCGACAAG AATCGCAATGTGATGGAGCTACGCTTCCTGCCCAACTGCAGCAATTCCGGCAGCTCCAACAGTTCGGCCAGTGCCAGCAATTCGGCCACAGCTCACCCGTATACGAGCAGCAGTCATAGTCTACATCAGGAGCAGTCCGCTACCGCCTCTGCCGCTGCCACCTTGCATGCCGATGACGCTGAGCCGCACACACCACCACCAcgttcttcctcttcctgtgaGACGCTGGAAGCGAGTGAAGGAATTTTCAATGCAACCGATCCGAATTCACCACTCTCCAAGCCTTTGCCGCCGTTGCCCAACCACAAACTGTACGCGCAACAacagcaccaccaccaccagcatCCGCCTCAGCAGTCGCATACAACCCCACCAAAAATGACCAATAACAATGCACAAGTAAGCGCCGCtctaacaacaacagcagcaacagcgccAAGCGCAGTAACGACAAATACAAATTACGCTACTGcgcattacaacaacaacacgaatGCAATGCATTTGCATACGAAATCGAATTCGTCTCATTCATCCGCCTCATCATTTCATTCTTTACATAATTCACAGGCACATCTCGGCTCGCATCAAGGTCTACACCACGCGCAGCCATACCATCCACCGCCACCCGGCACACCAACACTAATGCACAAACGCGCCGATTATATGCCACATCATCATCACGTCGGCGCTGTGGGCCAACATCCGCCACCGGTGCCGCCACATCAGAATAACAATCACAGCGGCCACCACAACGCACATCATCTctaccagcaacaacaatatcacGCACATTCGCAATCGCCACAGACGCCATCACTTGAGCAAGAGCGTCGCACGCTGGAGCGCAGCGCGCGCAATCTGCACTACACAGCGACCGCGATGCCGGCGAATGTGACGCAGCCGCACGATGGCGCCATGAACATCGACGGTTTGCCGACGCGCATACCATCGCTGCGCCGTACGCGACGCGCCTCCGGCAGTGCTAACAACAATAATGGCGGTGTGGGCATACCAATCGTGTCGGGCAGCCCGCGAGTGCAGCGTTCACCGATGCCGGCGCGCGCCATGATGAAACGCGGCCGGTTGGGCAGCCACAACGACAACATGTCCTCTGGCAGCTTGAACAGTATTGAGGTGTGA
- the LOC129236843 gene encoding regulatory protein zeste, translating into MSTGIAGGGGAENTMTVVTTTLNGANEHNAANSTVASSVGNKTGQMTLTPRFTQEEKAILYSLFHEHEEVIDIKFRKKQRSKYSVRDAWENIVREFNSHPGVSAVRNLKQIQKFWLNARLRKQYPFRPNGQKDPNNSQTIIETTEQPEVPNHPIKDEPDFQLSAADPDDHDSHNEAFEEIEMDTSDGTIDPVHIDTLQQHQQHQQQQQQQHQVLQQVQQQQQTIQTQSISVDQISAEKLTLNDLLQFKTARPREDIILQIKHPSDSTTAHITIPSPTRITIPSQHQTQQHTITAMPAATYNQQIISEIKPQQITLAQYQAQQLQQQQLAQHQLAVAAQQQHQQHQQQQHQVKMQLQSPATAQFATATPTFTCTTLHALPISTAPAPATAVPTVTVSNAAATTAGNATMSAETFEEKLQYFRLKEAELRFKEVQVTLEKKKIELNRAQEELKQLRELHRLQVEEMKMKIRILQEEEKILRKSPSSV; encoded by the exons ATGTCCACTGGCATTGCCGGCGGAGGAGGCGCTGAGAACACCATGACTGTGGTTACTACCACCCTCAACGGTGCGAACGAACACAACGCCGCCAACTCTACGGTCGCCAGCAGTGTTGGGAACAAGACAGGCCAAATGACTTTAACACCGCGCTTCACGCAGGAAGAAAAGGCGATTCTTTACAGTCTGTTCCATGAGCATGAGGAAGTCATTGATATCAAATTCAGGAAGAAGCAGCGCTCCAAGTATTCGGTGCGCGATGCCTGGGAGAACATAGTGCGCGAATTCAACTCGCATCCAGGTGTGAGCGCTGTGCGAAACTTGAAGCAGATTCAGAAATTCTGGCTGAATGCCCG TCTCCGCAAGCAGTATCCCTTCCGTCCTAATGGGCAGAAGGACCCAAATAATTCGCAAACAATCATTGAAACAACAGAACAACCGGAAGTTCCGAACCATCCAATTAAGGATGAGCCCGATTTCCAGCTCAGCGCAGCAGATCCCGATGACCACGACAGCCACAATGAGGCGTTCGAAGAGATTGAGATGGATACTAGCGATGGGACGATAGATCCGGTTCACATCGATACTTTACAGCAACACCAacagcatcaacaacaacaacagcagcagcatcagGTACTACAACAggtgcaacagcagcagcaaaccATACAGACGCAATCGATTTCAGTAGACCAAATTAGCGCCGAAAAGTTGACGCTCAACGATTTGTTGCAATTCAAAACTGCCCGTCCTCGCGAAGACATAATTTTACAGATAAAACATCCATCAGATTCAACGA CCGCCCATATCACCATCCCTTCGCCAACGCGCATCACCATACCCAGCCAGCATCAGACGCAGCAGCATACGATAACTGCCATGCCTGCGGCCACCTACAATCAGCAGATCATTAGCGAGATCAAGCCGCAGCAAATCACGCTGGCCCAATATCAGGCGCAACaattgcaacaacagcaacttgCCCAACACCAGCTGGCCGTTGCAGCACAGCAACAGCACCAACAgcatcaacaacagcagcaccaAGTGAAAATGCAGCTGCAATCGCCAGCCACCGCACAGTTTGCCACCGCCACGCCGACATTCACTTGTACAACATTGCACGCATTGCCAATTTCCACCGCGCCCGCCCCAGCTACAGCCGTGCCCACTGTGACTGTGAGCAACGCAGCGGCTACGACGGCGGGAAATGCAACAATGAGCGCGGAAACGTTTGAGGAGAAACTGCAGTATTTTCGGCTGAAGGAGGCTGAACTGCGTTTCAAGGAGGTGCAAGTGAcacttgaaaaaaagaaaatcgaatTAAACCGGGCGCAGGAGGAGTTAAAGCAATTGCGCGAGCTTCATCGCCTGCAGGTGgaggaaatgaaaatgaaaatacgcATCTTAcaggaagaagaaaaaatattgcgtaAGAGTCCGAGCTCGGTGTAG
- the LOC129236841 gene encoding interference hedgehog isoform X2: MSKRITFSSVALWLWQLHLMLLLLLCPQLALSSASQPPSLGAHIVRSPESAVAPKGDEVVFECELNLAPERLEWRFRHSSARTTDAMNYNYLHAEEGHNIINDDLTSRLRVFVSPETLGDYQCVAWFGSAAIASTPARLTLVSLSIDNSNGYSRNAIRWSVAPKNCVILRCGTVSSNPPAVWSFFRNGEKVPQTEVLPSANGALILLSVSSKDSGNYTCSAMNAITGVEVRLPPHIDLRVDYTDRTPPYFLIQPPAQVTARPGETALLECPGVGSPPPEAVWSSPNVINIYNNRTKVLPYGLQISDVLPEDQGSYVCRLDNGIAPALVQIIKFIVLEVPQILSGPATTLTNEGEQLELECSAAGNPFPQIYWLINGEDTSLDNETFHEDRRLVIRHVQKRHAGIVQCFAKNEVGEASEGSLLQVNPKQIQGEGSAPLGNVPIRTPYEHTGSKNKGKRKHMKMPNMIPPSRPNVTRLADDSVMLRWYLPKNEGLSIQFFKVQYRMLGDSSRKIPRENWQTTNEDIPYGKRDRNFEGVKNFTSSVTGLKPDRFYRFRIIAVYSNNDNKEGNTSAKFFLQSGEALGPTKATLPAPELARVEPLSETAVILYWTLPANPVNVPDGFYAYYRLASSAGEYLKATVDGQHSRKFKIDMLEPGTAYEFKLQSFNALAASEFSAILQGKTKKPVQTDVAVTPAAIPPPKAKESNIATYPIVAGVAGFGILLIVAIIAAFLCIKRRKPVQSEDENKPQLDHIQADFVTPSVLGVATHHKSGHRLNGVIPRMNITPNPLAQEADKAHLGSHQGLHHAQPYHPPPPGTPTLMHKRADYMPHHHHVGAVGQHPPPVPPHQNNNHSGHHNAHHLYQQQQYHAHSQSPQTPSLEQERRTLERSARNLHYTATAMPANVTQPHDGAMNIDGLPTRIPSLRRTRRASGSANNNNGGVGIPIVSGSPRVQRSPMPARAMMKRGRLGSHNDNMSSGSLNSIEV; the protein is encoded by the exons ATGTCGAAACGAATCACATTTTCGTCAGTCGCACTGTGGTTGTGGCAGCTCCATCTGATGCTTCTCCTACTGCTCTGCCCGCAACTCGCGCTTTCATCGGCATCACAACCCCCCTCGCTGGGTGCGCACATCGTGCGCTCCCCCGAATCAGCAGTAGCGCCCAAAGGCGATGAAGTGGTCTTTGAGTGTGAATTAAATTTGGCGCCGGAGCGTTTGGAATGGCGTTTTCGTCACTCGAGCGCTCGCACTACCGACGCCATGAACTACAATTATCTGCATGCTGAG GAAGGTCACAACATCATCAACGACGATCTCACTTCGCGTCTGCGCGTTTTTGTCTCGCCCGAGACTTTGGGCGACTATCAGTGTGTTGCCTGGTTTGGTTCCGCTGCAATCGCTTCGACGCCCGCGCGCCTGACACTCGTTTCCCTCAGCATCGACAATTCGAACGGCTACAGTCGCAATGCAATACGTTGGAGCGTTGCGCCAAAGAATTGTGTAATATTACGTTGCGGCACGGTCAGTTCGAACCCACCCGCTGTGTGGAGCTTCTTCCGCAACGGCGAGAAAGTGCCGCAGACCGAAGTGCTGCCTTCTGCGAATGGCGCGCTCATACTGCTGTCGGTGTCCTCGAAGGATTCCGGTAACTATACCTGCTCGGCGATGAATGCCATCACTGGTGTTGAAGTAAGGCTGCCGCCACACATTGATTTGCGTGTCGACTACACCGATCGCACGCCGCCCTACTTTCTCATCCAACCGCCGGCGCAGGTAACCGCGCGTCCAGGCGAAACAGCACTGTTAGAATGCCCAGGTGTGGGCTCACCACCGCCAGAGGCTGTCTGGAGTAGTCCGAATGTAATTAACATCTACAATAATCGCACAAAGGTGCTGCCATACGGCCTCCAGATCTCCGATGTTCTGCCCGAGGATCAGGGTTCCTATGTGTGCCGCCTAGATAATGGTATTGCGCCTGCGCTGgtgcaaattataaaatttattgttttggaAGTGCCACAAATCCTGAGCGGTCCAGCCACAACGCTCACAAACGAAGGCGAACAGCTCGAGTTGGAATGTTCGGCGGCGGGCAATCCCTTCCCACAGATCTATTGGCTGATCAATGGTGAAGACACTTCGCTGGACAACGAGACGTTCCACGAAGACCGTCGATTGGTTATACGACACGTGCAGAAGCGGCACGCGGGCATTGTACAGTGCTTTGCGAAAAATGAAGTGGGCGAG gcAAGCGAAGGCAGCTTGCTGCAAGTCAACCCAAAACAGATACAAGGCGAGGGCTCAGCTCCTTTGGGAAACGTGCCAATTCGCACGCCTTACGAGCATACCGGCAGCAAGAACAAAGGCAAACGGAAGCACATGAAAATGC CCAACATGATTCCGCCTTCGCGTCCGAATGTGACCCGCTTGGCTGACGACTCGGTCATGCTGCGCTGGTATCTGCCTAAGAACGAGGGTCTGTCCATACAGTTCTTCAAAGTGCAGTACCGCATGCTCGGGGACTCGAGCCGCAAGATACCGCGCGAAAACTGGCAGACCACCAACGAAGACATCCCCTACGGTAAGCGCGATCGCAACTTTGAAGGCGTGAAGAACTTTACGTCATCGGTGACAGGTTTGAAACCGGATCGTTTCTATCGGTTTCGCATCATTGCGGTCTACTCGAACAATGACAACAAAGAGGGTAACACCTCAGCGAAATTCTTTTTGCAAAGTGGTGAGGCTTTGGGCCCCACAAAGGCTACACTACCCGCACCAGAGCTGGCGCGCGTGGAGCCGCTCTCTGAAACTGCGGTAATACTATACTGGACGCTGCCGGCAAATCCCGTTAATGTGCCGGATGGCTTCTACGCCTACTATCGACTCGCCTCTTCCGCGGGCGAATACCTGAAAGCGACAGTGGATGGCCAACATTCACGTAAATTTAAGATCGACATGCTGGAACCGGGCACCGCATACGAGTTTAAGCTACAGTCCTTCAATGCGTTAGCTGCGTCCGAGTTCAGCGCCATACTGCAGGGCAAAACGAAGA AACCAGTCCAAACAGACGTCGCCGTGACACCAGCGGCTATTCCACCACCGAAAGCCAAGGAATCGAACATAGCCACGTATCCAATAGTGGCGGGCGTTGCCGGGTTCGGCATTCTACTCATAGTGGCCATCATAGCGgcatttttatgcattaaaCGCCGAAAGCCCGTGCAGTCAGAAG ATGAAAACAAACCGCAACTTGATCACATACAGGCTGACTTCGTGACGCCCTCAGTGTTGGGCGTGGCGACGCATCACAAATCGGGGCACCGCCTAAATGGCGTCATTCCGCGCATGAACATCACACCCAATCCGCTGGCTCAAGAAGCCGACAAG GCACATCTCGGCTCGCATCAAGGTCTACACCACGCGCAGCCATACCATCCACCGCCACCCGGCACACCAACACTAATGCACAAACGCGCCGATTATATGCCACATCATCATCACGTCGGCGCTGTGGGCCAACATCCGCCACCGGTGCCGCCACATCAGAATAACAATCACAGCGGCCACCACAACGCACATCATCTctaccagcaacaacaatatcacGCACATTCGCAATCGCCACAGACGCCATCACTTGAGCAAGAGCGTCGCACGCTGGAGCGCAGCGCGCGCAATCTGCACTACACAGCGACCGCGATGCCGGCGAATGTGACGCAGCCGCACGATGGCGCCATGAACATCGACGGTTTGCCGACGCGCATACCATCGCTGCGCCGTACGCGACGCGCCTCCGGCAGTGCTAACAACAATAATGGCGGTGTGGGCATACCAATCGTGTCGGGCAGCCCGCGAGTGCAGCGTTCACCGATGCCGGCGCGCGCCATGATGAAACGCGGCCGGTTGGGCAGCCACAACGACAACATGTCCTCTGGCAGCTTGAACAGTATTGAGGTGTGA
- the LOC129236844 gene encoding selenoprotein H, with translation MPLKSKKTKKPREVDWAADPNFDKNRAMIYIEHTLECPIFLTKAEEFAAYVAEQVPNRIIQLVRNNNGKLAPRDGAFEIGFSQNARTSVHQIWSGIDKGPPRRDKFPPNYEPLMEEISKVLKKFYPDAEEKDLLEGMEDDDEAPVY, from the coding sequence ATGCCGCTCAAAAGCAAGAAGACGAAGAAACCACGCGAAGTCGACTGGGCAGCCGACCCAAACTTCGACAAAAATCGCGCCATGATCTACATAGAACACACGCTCGAGTGCCCGATTTTCCTGACCAAAGCCGAGGAGTTCGCCGCATATGTAGCCGAGCAGGTACCCAATCGCATTATACAGCTTGTGCGCAACAACAATGGCAAATTGGCGCCAAGAGATGGTGCTTTCGAGATCGGATTTTCGCAGAACGCTCGCACCTCAGTCCACCAAATTTGGTCGGGCATTGATAAAGGGCCGCCCAGACGCGACAAATTCCCACCCAACTATGAGCCGTTAATGGAAGAAATATCAAAGGTACTGAAAAAATTCTACCCAGATGCAGAGGAAAAGGATTTATTAGAAGGTATGGAGGACGATGACGAAGCTCCGGTGTACTGA